One segment of Daphnia magna isolate NIES linkage group LG2, ASM2063170v1.1, whole genome shotgun sequence DNA contains the following:
- the LOC116916418 gene encoding eukaryotic translation initiation factor 2 subunit 3 — MHSMKNDKKKENPYIYGNEALRTHRSRLLFLYLSASTLKMSTAEEFPTVTTGQPHLAKQDLSKLDVSKLNALSPEVISRQATINIGTIGHVAHGKSTVVKALSGVQTVRFKNELERNITIKLGYANAKIFKCDNEKCLRPLCYMSGSSSKDDSFMGPLGKFKLVRHVSFVDCPGHDILMATMLNGAAVMDAALLLIAGNESCPQPQTSEHLAAIEIMKLKHILILQNKIDLVKESQAKDQYEQILKFVQGTVAEGAPVIPISAQLKYNIEVICEYVVNKIPIPLRDFTAEPRLIIIRSFDVNKPGCEVDDLKGGVAGGSILKGVLKVGQEIEVRPGLVSKDSEGKLTCNPIFSRIVSLYAEQNELMYAVPGGLIGVGTMIDPTLSRADRMVGQVLGSINALPEIFTELEISYFLLRRLLGVRTEGDKKGAKVQKLSKNEVLMVNIGSLSTGGRVLAVKADLAKISLTNPVCTDVGEKIALSRRVEKHWRLIGWGQIRRGVTIAAEKK; from the exons TAACGAAGCTTTACGAACGCACCGTTCCCGTCTGCTATTCCTCTACCTTTCAGCTTCCACGTTAAAAATGTCGACGGCTGAAGAATTTCCGACTGTGACTACTGGACAGCCTCATTTGGCGAAACAGGATCTATCTAAATTA GATGTTTCCAAATTAAATGCACTTTCTCCAGAAGTCATTAGTCGACAGGCCACCATCAATATTG GCACAATTGGTCATGTAGCCCATGGAAAATCAACAGTGGTCAAGGCCTTGTCAGGTGTACAGACTGTGCGCTTCAAAAATGAGTTGGAACGTAATATCACCATCAAATTGGGTTATGCCAACGCCAAGATCTTCAAAtgtgacaatgaaaaatgCCTAAGGCCTCTTTGTTACATGTCAGGAAGTTCTTCAAAG GATGACTCTTTCATGGGGCCGCTAGGGAAATTCAAGTTAGTAAGACATGTGTCCTTTGTGGATTGCCCTGGCCACGACATTCTCATGGCCACCATGTTGAACGGTGCTGCCGTCATGGACGCGGCTCTTCTTCTCATAG CTGGAAATGAATCCTGCCCGCAGCCCCAAACTTCAGAGCACTTAGCTGCTATTGAAATTATGAAGCTCAAGCACATTTTGATCctccaaaacaaaattgacTTGGTAAAGGAGAGCCAAGCCAAGGATCAGTATGAACAAATTCTTAAGTTCGTTCAAG GCACCGTGGCCGAAGGCGCTCCCGTTATCCCAATCTCGGCTCAGCTTAAATACAACATAGAGGTGATCTGCGAGTACGTCGTTAACAAGATTCCCATTCCGTTGCGCGATTTTACTGCGGAACCCCGACTGATTATTATCCGTTCGTTCGATGTCAATAAACCTGGTTGCGAAGTAGACGACCTTAAAGGAGGAGTAGCTGGAGGCAGTATTTTGAAGGGAGTTCTCAAG GTGGGACAAGAAATTGAAGTGCGGCCGGGCCTGGTATCGAAAGATTCCGAGGGAAAATTGACGTGCAATCCCATCTTTTCCCGAATTGTTTCTTTATACGCTGAGCAAAATGAATTAATGTACGCCGTTCCCGGAGGGTTGATTG GTGTTGGTACTATGATTGACCCAACGTTGAGTCGAGCCGATCGAATGGTCGGACAAGTTCTTGGGTCTATCAATGCCCTGCCAGAGATCTTTACCGAGCTTGAGATATCCTATTTCTTACTTCGTCGCTTGCTGGGTGTTAGGACTGAAGGAGATAAGAAAGGCGCTAAGGTCCAAAAACTTTCTAAAAACGAAGTTCTGATGGTCAACATTGGTTCTTTATCAACTGGTGGTCGTGTTTTGGCTGTGAAGGCCGATTTGGCCAAAATTAGCTTGACGAATCCTGTTTGTACTGATGTAGGAGAGAAAATTGCTCTTAGCCGCCGTGTCGAGAAACATTGGAG GTTGATTGGATGGGGTCAGATCCGTCGTGGAGTTACCATCGCAGCcgagaaaaaatga
- the LOC116916426 gene encoding uncharacterized protein LOC116916426, whose protein sequence is MKVSIVIALLCLVGLSVSFPAESSGSFPERRNLRRKNAVTAAQPFRNRQSEPLQPEYLSAKPKQTSEYTPLGPDAQDRESSPQQNFARPGFQQKRKPISPIRPVAEKYVAEASNAYDNNGYDAGTYDDGHLKFEQGVQNNAASYNSDQGVKDGRVQFSIAGQQGPNSYRFGYDTGKGADRTFRIEERDNSGVIHGRYGYYDPSGKFRVVNYKAHPESGFAIV, encoded by the exons ATGAAGGTTTCAATTGTG ATTGCACTGTTGTGCCTGGTGGGTTTGTCTGTAAGTTTCCCGGCTGAGTCCAGTGGATCTTTCCCTGAAAGACGCAACCTGCGTAGGAAGAACGCGGTCACCGCAGCTCAACCGTTCCGCAACCGCCAATCTGAACCTCTTCAGCCCGAATACCTTTCCGCCAAACCCAAACAAACCAGCGAATACACGCCTTTAGGTCCAGATGCCCAGGACCGTGAGTCTTCCCCCCAACAGAACTTTGCCAGACCAGGTTTCCAGCAGAAACGCAAACCTATCAGCCCCATTAGACCCGTGGCCGAGAAGTACGTCGCCGAAGCCAGCAACGCCTACGATAACAACGGATACGATGCAGGCACCTACGACGACGGACATCTTAAATTCGAACAAGGAGTGCAAAACAACGCTGCTTCCTACAACAGTGATCAG GGGGTGAAAGACGGTCGCGTTCAATTCTCCATCGCAGGTCAACAGGGACCCAACAGCTACCGTTTCGGTTACGACACTGGCAAAGG AGCTGACCGCACTTTCCGCATTGAGGAACGTGACAACTCCGGTGTTATTCACGGACGTTATGGATACTACGATCCATCTGGAAAATTCCGCGTCGTCAACTACAAAGCTCACCCTGAGTCCGGATTCGCTATTGTTTGA
- the LOC116916413 gene encoding DNA-directed RNA polymerase III subunit RPC2, translating to MGEAKKDMYVDLEKLLQPIKAVEEKWKLVPAFLKTKGLVKQHIDSYNYFINTDIKKIVKANEKVVSHADQTFYIKYLDIHVGKPDSIEDMNHSRLTTPHECRLRDMTYSAPVTVDIEYTRGQQRIVRNGIPIGRMPIMLRSSNCALAGISPAEMAKKNECPYDCGGYFIVRGNEKVILIQEQMSKNRMIVEEDRKGNMSCQVTSSTHGTKTRTNVVVNKGKYYLKQNSFQDDIPVAVVFKAMGIVSDQEIVQMIGTDDRVMTSFAPSLEECVRASIFTQQQALRHLGNKLRQKRFFGGPKKTATEEARETLATTILAHVPVENFNFKAKAMYLALMIRRVIQAENDPSSVDDRDYYGNKRLELAGSLLSLLFEDLFKRMNFELKQIADKNIPKIKAAQFDVIKHIRTDHITMGLENAISTGNWTIKRFRMDRQGVTQMLCRLSYISGLGMMTRVNSQFEKTRKVSGPRSLQPSQWGMLCPSDTPEGEGCGLVKNLALMTHITTEAEEEPIIRIAQNMGVEDINLFSGEEISDPNVYTVFLNGNILGLVKNYQRLIRYFKLARRHGYINAFVSIYPHFQTRSVYISCDGGRLCRPYIIVRKGKPAVTEKHMQELADSFRTFEDFIYDGLIEYLDVNEENDSNIAVYESDITDESTHLEIEPFTLLGVCAGLIPYPHHNQSPRNTYQCAMGKQAMGTIACNQRNRIDTLLYNLVYPHKPMVKTRTIELINFENLPAGQNAMVAVMSYSGFDIEDATVLNKASLDRGYGRCLVYKNAKCALKRYNNQSSDRVNGPMIDAITKKPIWKHEILDADGFASVGQPVQPKQILINKAMPTAPVVAVTPGAPAAVPLPEYRDVPITYKGAIPSYVEKVMFSSNAEEAHIIKIQLRQTRRPEIGDKFSSRHGQKGVTALIAEQEDLPFTELGICPDVIMNPHGFPSRMTVGKLIELLAGKAGVLEGKFHYGTAFGGSKVQDVSEELIKHGFNYQGKECMTSGTTGEQLTAYIYFGPVYYQKLKHMVMDKMHARSRGPRAVLTRQPTEGRARDGGLRLGEMERDCLIAYGSSMLILERLMISSDAFDVDVCNQCGLMGYFGWCHYCKSSGSVSSIRIPYACKLLFQELQAMNIAPRLKLDKYFD from the exons ATGGGGGAAGCGAAAAAAGATATGTACGTGGATTTAGAGAAATTGTTGCAGCCAATTAAAGCTGTCgag gAAAAATGGAAGTTGGTACCAGCATTTCTCAAAACAAAGGGGCTGGTAAAACAACATATTGATTCCTACAACTACTTTATCAACACTGATATTAAGAAGATTGTCAAAGCCAATGAAAAAGTTGTAAGCCATGCAGACCAAACATTCTACATAAAGTATTTGGATATACATGTGGGAAAGCCAGATTCAATAGAAGATATGAATCAT TCTCGATTGACAACACCACATGAATGCAGATTGCGAGATATGACATACTCTGCACCAGTTACTGTGGACATTGAATACACCAGAGGACAACAGAGAATTGTACGGAATGGAATTCCAATTGGAAGGATGCCTATTATGCTTAGGAGCTCAAATTGTGCATTGGCTGGTATTTCACCTGCTGAGATGGCCAAAAAGAATGAATGCCCTTATGACTGTGGGGGCTATTTTATTGTTCGTGGGAATGAAAAA GTGATTTTAATTCAGGAACAAATGTCAAAAAATCGCATGATTGTCGAAGAGGACAGAAAAGGCAATATGTCCTGTCAAGTCACCAGTAGCACACACGGAACAAAGACTCGTACAAACGTCGTTGTAAACAAAGGCAAATACTACTTGAAACAAAATAGTTTCCAAGAT GATATACCAGTCGCCGTAGTGTTTAAAGCAATGGGCATCGTGTCAGACCAAGAAATAGTACAAATGATCGGTACGGATGACCGTGTGATGACATCTTTTGCACCTTCCCTGGAAGAGTGCGTACGCGCCTCCATTTTCACTCAACAGCAGGCCTTACG acATTTGGGCAACAAATTGCGCCAAAAACGTTTCTTCGGAGGGCCAAAGAAGACAGCCACAGAAGAGGCTAGAGAAACACTTGCCACAACTATACTTGCCCATGTTCCG GTGGAAAACTTCAATTTCAAAGCGAAAGCTATGTATCTAGCTTTGATGATTCGACGGGTCATACAAGCTGAAAATGATCCAAGCTCCGTTGATGATCGTGATTATTATGGTAACAAGCGTTTAGAATTAGCGGGATCGCTACTGTCGCTTCTGTTCGAGGATTTGTTCAAGCGGATGAATTTCGAGTTGAAACAAATTGCTGATAAGAATATTCCAAAGATTAAAGCGGCCCAGTTCGATGTTATCAAACATATTCGAACAGATCACATCACCATGGGGTTAGAAAATGCTATTTCTACG GGAAACTGGACTATCAAACGCTTCCGGATGGATAGGCAAGGTGTCACGCAAATGCTCTGTCGCTTGTCGTATATTTCCGGACTTGGAATGATGACTCGCGTCAATTCtcaatttgaaaaaacacGCAAGGTATCGGGGCCCCGCTCTCTACAGCCTTCGCAGTGGG GTATGCTTTGTCCGTCAGACACACCAGAAGGCGAg GGATGTGGTCTCGTAAAAAATTTGGCACTGATGACTCACATCACGACCGAAGCAGAAGAAGAACCAATCATCCGGATTGCACAGAATATGGGGGTGGAAGATATCAATCTGTTTAGTGGCGAGGAAATCAGCGACCCGAACGTTTACACAGTCTTTCTTAATG GTAACATTCTCGGACTCGTTAAAAACTACCAGCGCCTGATCCGCTACTTTAAATTGGCGAGGCGTCATGGCTACATCAATGCATTCGTTTCCATTTACCCGCACTTTCAAACTCGTTCCGTTTACATCAGTTGTGATGGTGGTCGTTTGTGCCG GCCTTACATAATAGTACGGAAAGGAAAACCAGCCGTAACCGAAAAACATATGCAAGAGCTGGCGGATAGCTTTCGCACATTCGAAGATTTTATTTACGATGGATTGATTGAGTACTTGGATGTCAATGAGGAAAATGACAGCAACATTGCAGTTTACGAGTCCGATATCACTGACGAGTCCACCCACCTGGAAATCGAACCATTCACCTTGCTAGGCGTCTGTGCTGGGTTAATCCCATATCCCCATCACAACCAAAGTCCCCGAAACACATATCAGTGTGCTATGGGTAAACAGGCGATGGGAACTATTGCTTGTAACCAACGTAATCGGATTGATACGCTTCTTTATAACTTGGTTTATCCACACAAACCAATGGTAAAGACGCGAACAATTGAACTAATAAATTTTGAGAACCTTCCTGCCGGACAAAACGCAATGGTAGCAGTCATGAGCTATTCTGGTTTCGATATTGAAGACGCCACCGTTTTAAATAAAGCCTCCCTTGATAGAG GTTATGGGCGCTGTCTCGTTTACAAGAACGCCAAATGTGCTTTGAAGCGATACAACAACCAGAGCTCTGACCGCGTAAATGGTCCCATGATTGATGCAATAACGAAAAAACCTATTTGGAAACACGAAATTCTAGACGCCGATGGCTTTGCAAGCGTTGGTCAACCGGTTCAACCTAAACAG ATATTAATTAACAAAGCAATGCCAACTGCCCCTGTGGTCGCTGTTACGCCAGGAGCACCAGCAGCCGTCCCCCTGCCCGAATATCGTGACGTTCCCATCAC TTATAAGGGTGCAATTCCATCATACGTGGAAAAAGTTATGTTCTCATCCAACGCTGAAGAGGCACACATAATCAAAATCCAGTTACGACAAACCCGGCGTCCTGAAATCGGAGACAAATTTAGCAGTCGCCATGGTCAGAAAGGAGTCACTG CGCTCATTGCTGAACAAGAAGATCTACCGTTTACGGAACTAGGAATTTGCCCCGATGTCATTATGAATCCCCATGGATTTCCATCTCGTATGACTGTCGGTAAGCTGATCGAACTACTAGCTGGAAAAGCCGGTGTGTTAGAGGGAAAGTTTCATTATGGCACAGCGTTCGGAGGGTCCAAG GTCCAAGATGTTAGTGAGGAGTTGATTAAACACGGATTCAACTACCAAGGCAAAGAGTGTATGACGTCCGGCACAACGGGCGAACAGCTTACTGCCTATATTTATTTCGGGCCG GTGTACTATCAAAAGTTGAAGCACATGGTGATGGACAAGATGCACGCACGATCACGTGGACCAAGAGCTGTTCTTACGCGACAGCCAACAGAAGGTCGAGCGCGCGATGGTGGCTTACGTCTCGGTGAGATGGAAAGGGACTGTCTGATTGCATATGGCTCAAG CATGTTGATTTTGGAGCGGCTAATGATATCCAGTGACGCATTTGATGTCGATGTGTGCAATCAATGTGGCCTGATGGGGTATTTTGGATGGTGTCATTATTGCAAATCAAGCGGATCGGTTTCTTCCATCCGTATTCCGTATGCGTGCAAACTGCTATTCCAAGAACTTCAGGCCATGAACATAGCTCCACGTCTTAAATTGGATAAATATTTTGACTGA
- the LOC116916419 gene encoding LOW QUALITY PROTEIN: glutamyl-tRNA(Gln) amidotransferase subunit A, mitochondrial (The sequence of the model RefSeq protein was modified relative to this genomic sequence to represent the inferred CDS: deleted 1 base in 1 codon), giving the protein MLQQLKNGGCSVQELYVQCLNRVQMIKSLNAYITVTNKISQIQLEESAQRYLKGIPRPIEGIPIAVKDNFCTKNIKTTCASRMLENFIPTYNATVVQRLLDSGAILMGKTNMDEFGMGSGTTESIFGPTRNIWGSHVIQKVNTNFKESFSSPPDDFFIAGGSSGGSAVAVASGSCTVALGSDTGGSVRNPASYCGVVGFKPSYGSLSRYGLIPLVNSMDVPGILARTVGDCRSAFDIIKGWDPKDSTTLQRPLNKSKLKRTSAKLSKLCVGIPKEFHCPGLSSEVSDAWRDVMDLLENCGIRVVQVSLPHTSYSIACYSVLNPCEVASNMARYDGLRYGYRATGKNLNSTESLYAATRSQALNQIVRGRILAGNYFLLKENYDKYFVQALKLRRLIYEDYVKLWSTGVDLLLTPVTLSDAPLFSEFNQKDSRAQSADQDYCTQPANMAGIPALSLPVRMSKRNLPLSIQLMAPHFDDETLLDVAELVEKELNFPQPTFKEA; this is encoded by the exons ATGTTGCAGCAATTAAAAAATGGGGGATGCTCGGTGCAAGAACTGTATGTACAGTGTCTGAATCGTGTCCAAATGATCAAAAGCCTGAATGCCTACATAACAGTAACAAATAAAATCAGTCAAATACAGCTAGAAGAATCTGCTCAGAGATATCTGAAAG GGATACCCAGACCCATTGAAGGGATTCCAATAGCTGTCAAAGATAATTTTTGTACCAAGAACATAAAAACTACATGTGCCTCAAGAATGTTGGAAAACTTTATTCCTACCTACAATGCTACTGTTGTTCAAAGACTACTTGATTCCGGAGCTATATTAATGGGGAAGACAAACATGGATGAATTTGGAATGGG ATCAGGAACAACAGAAAGCATCTTTGGACCTACCAGAAATATATGGGGATCTCATGTCATCCAGAAAGTGAATACCAATTTTAAAGAATCTTTCAGTTCTCCACCAGATGACTTTTTTATTGCTGGTGGTAGCTCAGGTGGTAGTGCTGTTGCAGTTGCTTCTGGGTCATGCACAGT TGCTCTAGGATCAGATACAGGAGGTTCTGTTCGTAACCCCGCAAGCTATTGTGGTGTCGTGGGATTCAAACCAAGTTATGGCTCCCTTTCCAGATACGGCCTGATTCCTTTGGTAAATTCCATGGACGTTCCGGGAATTCTAGCGCGGACCGTGGGCGATTGTCGATCAGCTTTTG ACATTATAAAAGGTTGGGATCCCAAAGATTCCACTACACTTCAGCGCCCCTTGAATAAGAGTAAACTGAAAAGAACTTCTGCTAAACTTAGTAAATTGTGCGTGGGGATCCCGAAGGAGTTTCATTGCCCTGGATTATCTTCTGAAGTCTCTGACG CTTGGAGGGATGTCATGGACCTATTGGAAAACTGCGGGATTCGAGTTGTCCAA GTATCTCTTCCTCACACATCGTATTCAATTGCCTGCTATTCTGTGCTAAACCCTTGTGAAGTGGCGTCAAATATGGCACGTTACGACGGATTGCGATATGGCTATCGTGCGACCGGTAAAAAC TTGAATAGCACGGAGAGCCTTTACGCGGCCACCCGATCACAGGCTTTGAATCAAATTGTGCGTGGGCGAATTTTGGCCGGAAactattttttgttaaaaga GAACTATGACAAGTACTTTGTTCAGGCCCTGAAGCTCCGCAGATTGATATACGAAGATTACGTTAAATTATGGAGTACGGGTGTCGATTTATTATTGACGCCCGTAACTTTGTCGGATGCACCTTTGTTTTCGGAATTCAACCAAAAGGATTCTCGCGCCCAATCTGCAGACCAGGACTACTGCACGCAACCTGCAAACATGGCTGGAATACCAGCCTTGAGTCTGCCCGTTAGAATGTCGAAGCGAAATTTACCGCTAAGTATTCAACTGATGGCGCCTCATTTTGACGATGAAACGCTGCTAGATGTGGCTGAACTCGTCGAAAAAGAGCTCAATTTTCCCCAACCGACTTTTAAAGAGGCATGA
- the LOC116916422 gene encoding LOW QUALITY PROTEIN: reticulon-4-interacting protein 1, mitochondrial (The sequence of the model RefSeq protein was modified relative to this genomic sequence to represent the inferred CDS: deleted 1 base in 1 codon) produces MSSLASRTILGFEVMSLKSTIRKFSSFVRPNELPNLPGTMSAWQLYGYKGLESLKLVSTVEVPPITQPNEVLVKIKAASINSLDVMMSEGYGQQLFENYSYLKPSRISQITKTHLPLTLGRDFAGVVQAVGGDVKNLQPGDEVMGFIPPPLAGSHAEYLVTSASNMKQKPENLTMEEAASIPYAGLTAWSALSITAELCIGSKGKRVLVTGAAGGVGSIAIQLLKNWGAIVVASGSSEVIPFLTELGSDFIIDYTSPEAESELYQFGGFDVILDCTGRTHNFNYSFLKPWSNAKYVTLSPPTLRNFDEHGMIGGMMKNGLDLLAANSSAIIEGKTLRWAYFVPSSSALTELVDLAQNKKLQTAIDSVFPYEQLPEAYAKMKAGHKRGKIIVTM; encoded by the exons ATGAGCTCTTTAGCTTCTCGAACCATTTTGGGTTTTGAAGTGATGTCTTTAAAATCAACTATTAGGAAATTTAGTTCGTTTGTGAGACCAAATGAACTCCCAAACCTACCTGGTACCATGTCAGCTTGGCAACTTTATGGTTATAAAGGACTTGAATCCTTGAAATTGGTAAGTACTGTGGAGGTACCCCCAATAACACAACCAAATGAAGTCTTGGTCAAAATCAAGGCAGCATCTATCAATTCCCTTGATGTAATGATGTCAG aGGGATATGGTCAGCaactttttgaaaattacAGCTATCTAAAACCTAGTAGGATCAGCCAGATTACAAAAACTCATCTTCCTTTAACTCTTGGAAGAGACTTTGCTGGTGTTGTTCAAGCAGTTGGTGGAGAC GTGAAAAACCTTCAGCCTGGTGATGAAGTTATGGGATTTATTCCACCTCCCCTAGCAGGATCACATGCTGAGTATCTTGTAACTTCAGCAAGTAACATGAAACAAAAGCCAGAAAATTTAACAATGGAGGAAGCAGCATCAATTCCTTATGCAGGCCTCACAGCATGGTCAGCACTTAGTATTACAGCTGAGTTATGTATTGGCTCAAAAGGTAAAAGGGTGTTGGTGACCGGAGCAGCAGGAGGAGTTGGCTCAATAGCCATTCAGCTTTTGAAAAATTGGGGAGCAATA GTTGTTGCAAGTGGCTCCTCAGAAGTGATACCTTTTCTTACAGAACTAGGATCTGACTTCATAATAGATTATACCTCCCCTGAAGCAGAATCAGAGTTGTATCAGTTTGGCGG GTTTGACGTGATATTAGATTGTACAGGTCGTACTCACAACTTTAATTACAGTTTTTTGAAACCGTGGTCTAATGCTAAGTATGTGACTTTATCACCGCCTACGTTACGCAATTTCGACGAACATGGTATGATTGGCGGAATGATGAAAAATGGATTAGACTTGCTGGCTGCGAACTCCTCAGCCATAATAGAAGGCAAAACATTGCGATGGGCTTACTTCGTCCCGAGCTCGTCGGCTCTTACAGAATTGGTCGATTTGgctcaaaataaaaag cTTCAGACAGCGATTGATAGTGTGTTTCCCTACGAACAGCTACCGGAGGCCTATGCGAAAATGAAAGCAGGTCATAAGCGCGGTAAAATTATCGTTACAATGTAG
- the LOC116916423 gene encoding citramalyl-CoA lyase, mitochondrial: MRLITYGNENATKKYTPRRAMMYVPGNDWKKINKISSMGADSFILDCEDGVALNRKDEARSNIQKIFQEKMFSVLKSELSVRINSIESGLCKKDLETILKGPIFPSTLHLPKMETKVQLDWLAQELESLLGKNHNIKLIVFVESARALLDMKELIQHCFTLMDQGAPFNLEAAVFGSDDFCADIGATRTPEAKELIYSRQHFVTCAKAYRLQAIDLVYINFKDMDGLLRQSVEGAQMGFTGKQVIHPSQIEIVQQAFSPSKEKIQWARELVQSFDQHQQSGKGAFTFQGNMIDMPLLLQARNILEMADRLDQN, from the exons ATGAGATTAATTACTTATGGAAACGAAAATGCCACAAAG AAATATACACCTCGTCGTGCGATGATGTATGTTCCTGGGAATGACTGGAAAAAGATCAATAAGATTAGTTCAATGGGAGCAGACAGTTTTATTCTTGATTGTGAAGATGGTGTGGCTTTGAACAGGAAG gATGAAGCTCGAAGTAACATTCAAAAGATATTTcaagagaaaatgttttcagtaTTGAAATCTGAATTGTCTGTCAGAATAAATTCTATAGAAAGTGGTCTTTGTAAGAAGGATTTGGAAACCATCCTGAAGGGCCCAATTTTCCCATCAACTCTTCATCTCCccaaaatggaaacaaaagtgCAGCTTGATTGGCTTGCCCAAGAATTGGAGTCCCTTCTTGGGAAGAATCATAATATTAAATTGATTGTATTTGTTGAATCAGCCAGAGCTTTACTTGATATGAAAGAATTAATTCAGCATTGTTTCACTCTAATGGATCAAGGGGCACCTTTTAATCTTGAAGCTGCTGTCTTTGGATCCGACGACTTTTGTGCTGACATTG GCGCTACCAGGACACCCGAAGCAAAAGAACTCATTTATTCTCGCCAGCATTTTGTCACGTGTGCCAAAGCCTACCGTTTACAAGCAATTGACTTAGTGTACATAAATTTCAAG GACATGGATGGTCTATTACGTCAATCAGTGGAAGGCGCTCAAATGGGCTTCACTGGTAAACAAGTGATACACCCGAGTCAAATTGAAATTGTACAGCAAGCATTCAGTCCATCAAAAGAGAAGATCCAATGGGCCCGCGAACTTGTTCAGTCATTCGATCAACACCAGCAGTCTGGCAAAGGCGCTTTTACCTTTCAAGGTAACATGATCGATATGCCCTTGCTTCTTCAAGCTAGAAACATTCTTGAAATGGCAGATCGTCTCGACCAAAATTAG
- the LOC116916425 gene encoding ATP-dependent Clp protease proteolytic subunit, mitochondrial, protein MLAKSLMKSTMRSTRLFHTSAHLTYPLVPIVIEQTGRGERAYDIYSRLLKERIICVMGPITDDLSSLVVAQLLFLQSESNKKPVHMYINSPGGSVTAGLGIYDTMQYVLPPIATWCVGQACSMASLLLASGSPGMRYSLPNSRIMIHQPSGGVQGQATDIQIQAEEIMKLKRQINQLYLKHTGLQLSVIESSMERDKFMSPVEAKEFGLIDKILEHPPKHENLTASNKDEKKTETKV, encoded by the exons ATGCTGGCGAAGTCGTTAATGAAAAGCACAATG AGAAGTACCCGTTTATTCCATACAAGTGCACACCTTACATATCCATTAGTACCCATCGTGATAGAACAAACAGGACGAGGAGAACGAGCTTATGACATTTATTCTAGGTTGCTGAAGGAACGAATCATCTGTGTCATGGGACCA ATTACAGATGATTTGTCCAGTCTGGTTGTTGCCCAGTTACTATTTCTTCAGTCAGAGAGCAACAAGAAGCCAGTTCACATGTACATAAATAG TCCAGGAGGTTCGGTCACAGCAGGATTGGGTATTTACGACACAATGCAGTATGTTCTACCACCAATTGCCACATGGTGTGTTGGGCAAGCATGTAGTATGGCCAGCCTTCTATTAGCATCAGGGTCCCCAGGAATGAGATATTCTCTGCCAAATTCTCGGATCATGATACATCAACCATCTGGCGGTGTTCAG GGTCAAGCAACAGATATTCAAATTCAAGCTGAAGAAATTATGAAACTGAAAAGACAGATCAACCAATTGTATTTAAAACATACTGGTTTGCAGTTGTCAGTAATCGAGAGCAGTATGGAGCGTGACAAGTTCATGTCCCCAGTAGAGGCTAAAGAGTTCGGATTGATTGATAAAATCTTGGAACATCCGCCGAAACATGAGAACCTAACTGCAAGTAATaaggatgaaaagaaaactgaaacgAAGGTGTGA